Proteins from a single region of Undibacterium sp. KW1:
- a CDS encoding TniQ family protein, protein MKGITESLWPIHYKPLPDELLSCWLVRLAHGHGLKVQTFCNLIFGNQRQIWNRDMDRLAPTWLIDELSQRTATPPETTWNTTLHSYEGLLYRKFKASGALQWILALKVYHRKREGYGLQYCPTCLAEDSIPYYRKRWRIAFYTVCTKHHTMMLDRCPQCAAGVAFHRLDIANGDAIEAGSLAFCHECGFDLREASAVEPLSYDSDATALLLNACNVFDLDQDCDYKWDLGRYSVLHQLSMILTSKYRHVSLRNFVLDQLGCRDIPLTAGRVSFEMRSIEERHHLLQLAMWLMVLPDVRLEQAWRTGTVRYNVLLKDFSEPPDWYSFVTAQFKNWRRRFQK, encoded by the coding sequence ATGAAAGGAATCACTGAATCTTTATGGCCGATTCACTATAAGCCTCTGCCGGATGAATTGTTGTCTTGCTGGCTGGTGCGACTAGCTCACGGTCACGGCTTGAAGGTTCAGACTTTCTGTAATTTAATATTTGGCAATCAACGCCAAATCTGGAACAGGGACATGGACCGCCTGGCTCCCACGTGGCTAATTGACGAATTAAGCCAGCGAACTGCGACTCCACCAGAGACTACATGGAATACAACGCTACATTCTTATGAGGGACTGCTGTACCGAAAATTCAAAGCATCCGGCGCGCTGCAGTGGATACTTGCCCTCAAGGTATATCACCGCAAGCGGGAAGGATATGGGTTGCAATACTGTCCCACATGCCTGGCGGAAGACAGTATCCCGTACTATCGGAAGCGATGGCGAATCGCTTTTTATACAGTTTGCACTAAGCATCACACCATGATGTTGGACCGGTGTCCGCAATGTGCTGCTGGTGTAGCCTTTCACAGGCTTGACATTGCCAATGGGGATGCGATTGAGGCTGGTAGTCTGGCATTTTGCCATGAGTGCGGATTTGATCTCAGGGAAGCTTCTGCAGTAGAACCACTATCCTATGATAGTGATGCTACTGCCTTATTGTTAAACGCATGCAATGTGTTCGACCTAGATCAGGATTGTGATTACAAATGGGACCTGGGTCGATATTCTGTGTTACATCAATTGAGCATGATTTTAACTTCAAAATACCGGCATGTTTCTTTACGAAATTTTGTGCTAGATCAGTTAGGTTGCCGCGACATACCGTTAACTGCGGGACGAGTATCTTTTGAGATGCGCTCCATTGAAGAAAGACATCATCTGCTTCAGCTCGCCATGTGGTTGATGGTGTTGCCAGATGTGCGTTTGGAGCAGGCTTGGCGTACTGGTACGGTTAGATACAACGTTTTGTTGAAGGATTTTTCCGAACCACCTGACTGGTATAGTTTTGTAACAGCGCAATTTAAAAACTGGCGACGGCGATTTCAAAAATAG